A genomic stretch from Arachis stenosperma cultivar V10309 chromosome 3, arast.V10309.gnm1.PFL2, whole genome shotgun sequence includes:
- the LOC130967593 gene encoding uncharacterized protein LOC130967593 codes for MATATKLFAPILTCQVFPSLISQHRRTLQVSRCLSEDNNLRVVFAAGGTGSHVYPAVAIADELKLANPSTEFLFIGTPNSVESAAVPCAGYSFASVPSVRLSRPFIAPHNLFFFPYRLLRSLIHCFQRLRDFNPHIVVGTGGHVSFPVCIAAKLKGIKLVIHEQNSAPGLANSVLALFADAIFVAFNLTADSFPREKCVVCGNPVRLSLRNKVSKAAARSHFFPGYGKTSECKAKVLVVLGGSYGANAVNIAMLNLYYQMLRQNSCLYIIWQTGVESYDEMDSLVKNHPRLYMAPFMHCMDMAYAAADLIVSRAGAMTCYEILATGKPSILIPSPHLSEGNQFKNASLMADLAGVKVITEDELDSSTLAIAIEQILRDEKKMKDMSERAQKAANDNASAEIAKHILALVNQSTKKEELAAN; via the exons ATGGCCACCGCCACCAAACTCTTCGCACCTATTCTCACTTGCCAAGTCTTTCCATCTCTGATCTCTCAACACAGGAGGACCCTTCAAGTTTCACGCTGCTTATCCGAGGACAACAACCTTCGAGTGGTCTTCGCCGCCGGAGGCACCGGCAGCCACGTGTACCCTGCAGTGGCCATCGCGGATGAACTCAAACTTGCCAACCCTTCAACGGAGTTCCTCTTCATTGGCACTCCAAACAGCGTGGAAAGCGCTGCAGTGCCATGTGCAGGGTACAGCTTCGCCTCGGTGCCTTCGGTGAGGTTGAGTCGCCCCTTCATCGCCCCTCAcaacctcttcttcttcccttacCGTTTGTTAAGATCCCTCATCCATTGCTTTCAGCGTTTGCGTGATTTCAACCCCCATATCGTTGTTGGAACTGGCGGCCATGTCTCTTTCCCTGTTTGCATTGCCGCCAAGTTAAAAGGGATAAAGCTTGTGATCCATGAACAGAACTCTGCTCCTGGTTTGGCCAACTCTGTTCTTGCCCTGTTTGCTGATGCCATCTTCGTGGCTTTCAACTTAACTGCTGATAGCTTCCCGAGGGAGAAGTGCGTGGTGTGTGGGAATCCGGTGAGGCTGTCGCTGAGGAACAAAGTTTCAAAGGCGGCGGCAAGGTCGCATTTCTTTCCAGGGTATGGGAAGACGAGTGAGTGTAAAGCAAAGGTTTTGGTGGTTCTTGGAGGGTCTTATGGCGCAAATGCTGTCAACATCGCAATGCTGAATTTGTATTATCAGATGCTGAGGCAGAATAGTTGCTTGTACATTATATGGCAAACTGGGGTCGAATCATATGATGAAATGGACAGTCTTGTTAAGAATCATCCCCGCTTGTATATGGCACC GTTTATGCATTGTATGGATATGGCATATGCAGCTGCAGACTTGATTGTTTCAAGAGCAGGTGCAATGACTTGCTATGAAATATTGGCTACTGGAAAACCCTCTATCCTG ATACCATCACCACATTTATCTGAGGGGAATCAGTTCAAGAATGCTTCGTTGATGGCAGACTTAGCTGGTGTCAAAGTTATTACTGAGGATGAGCTTGACTCAAGTACACTAGCAATTGCAATTGAACAGATTTTAA GGGAtgagaagaaaatgaaagataTGTCAGAGAGGGCACAGAAAGCTGCAAATGACAATGCCTCTGCTGAGATTGCAAAACACATTCTGGCTCTTGTAAATCAATCAacaaaaaaggaagaattgGCTGCAAACTAG